The following proteins are encoded in a genomic region of Flammeovirga pectinis:
- a CDS encoding SprT-like domain-containing protein has product MKKKSSPNTSPLSMTHTEISERLSKYTPISAATTFAEWILDYQIYVSIKGGRKSINGDYRPPQKGYGHRISINATLNPYQFAITFAHEVAHLITWSEYQQKVMPHGKEWKAKFGELLGVLISNNTFPEDLLKVLKDHQQNPSASSGNDIALKKALSNYDEHQDELPFLEDLIDGDEFSMEDGRVFIRNKKLRKYFLCTEKESGKQFRINSLAKVNIHYPTKHEKAC; this is encoded by the coding sequence ATGAAAAAGAAAAGTAGCCCCAATACATCCCCATTATCAATGACCCATACTGAGATCTCTGAACGATTATCAAAATATACACCTATTAGTGCTGCAACAACTTTTGCTGAATGGATTCTTGATTATCAAATTTATGTATCTATAAAAGGCGGAAGAAAAAGTATTAATGGTGACTACAGGCCTCCGCAAAAAGGATATGGCCATAGAATTAGCATCAATGCTACGCTAAATCCTTATCAATTTGCTATTACATTTGCACACGAAGTTGCACATCTAATAACATGGTCCGAATATCAACAAAAAGTTATGCCGCATGGTAAAGAATGGAAAGCAAAATTTGGTGAATTACTAGGGGTTTTAATTTCTAATAATACTTTCCCTGAAGATTTACTTAAAGTTTTAAAAGATCACCAACAAAATCCATCTGCATCGAGTGGTAATGATATTGCATTAAAAAAAGCACTTTCAAATTATGATGAACATCAAGATGAATTGCCTTTTTTAGAAGATTTAATTGATGGAGATGAATTTTCTATGGAAGATGGACGTGTTTTTATTCGTAACAAGAAATTGAGAAAATATTTTTTATGTACTGAAAAAGAAAGCGGCAAACAATTTAGAATCAATTCTTTAGCGAAAGTAAATATTCATTATCCTACTAAACATGAAAAAGCTTGTTAA
- the mazG gene encoding nucleoside triphosphate pyrophosphohydrolase → MQGDKNIEDPRLRAFKRLLDIMDDLREKCPWDQKQTMETLRHLTIEEVYELSDAILENDTQEIKKELGDVMLHLVFYAKIGSETKDFSIDDVLNSICEKLIVRHPHIYGDVEVKDAEEVSRNWELIKLKEKENKNKTVLGGVPKSLPAVLKALRIQDKSAGVGFEWDNKEDVYKKVEEELQELQDEITANDNGEDNLDKIEDEFGDVMFSMINYARFLKINPSDALERTNKKFINRFNQMEGFMKDDGADFESLSLTEMDKYWDRIKKSEKK, encoded by the coding sequence ATGCAAGGCGATAAAAATATTGAAGATCCGAGGTTAAGAGCATTTAAAAGATTACTTGATATCATGGATGATTTGAGAGAAAAATGCCCATGGGATCAAAAACAGACAATGGAAACACTTCGTCATTTAACAATAGAAGAAGTGTATGAACTTTCTGATGCTATTTTGGAAAATGATACCCAAGAAATAAAAAAAGAATTAGGTGATGTTATGCTGCACCTAGTTTTTTATGCAAAAATTGGATCAGAAACAAAAGACTTTTCAATAGATGATGTATTAAACAGTATTTGTGAGAAACTAATTGTACGTCATCCTCATATTTATGGAGATGTAGAAGTAAAAGATGCTGAAGAGGTAAGCAGAAATTGGGAGTTGATCAAGCTGAAAGAGAAAGAAAATAAAAATAAAACCGTTTTAGGGGGAGTTCCCAAGTCGCTACCTGCTGTTTTAAAGGCATTACGTATTCAAGATAAATCGGCTGGAGTTGGTTTTGAATGGGACAATAAAGAAGATGTATATAAGAAAGTAGAAGAAGAATTACAGGAACTTCAAGACGAAATTACAGCAAATGATAATGGAGAAGATAATTTAGATAAAATCGAAGATGAATTTGGAGATGTAATGTTTTCAATGATTAATTATGCTAGATTTTTAAAAATAAATCCTTCTGATGCTTTAGAGAGAACAAATAAGAAATTTATCAATAGATTTAATCAAATGGAAGGGTTTATGAAGGATGATGGTGCTGATTTTGAATCTTTGTCATTGACCGAAATGGACAAATATTGGGATCGAATAAAAAAAAGTGAAAAAAAATAA